One region of Aurantimonas sp. HBX-1 genomic DNA includes:
- a CDS encoding glycosyltransferase family 39 protein → MYSYPRPSPDAYTRQSSVSIIVPTLNEAENIDRTLRAIIENIDGRLDFEIIVTDGGSTDGTRERVACWEKHRPVRLLENIGGGGLANDVRAAALSARFPIVVVLDADGSHPASAITSLVEAVASGDYDIAIGSRYVAGGATVDWPFQRQALSRLGAALAAPFTEVQDPLSGFFAIRRTSLLAAGADAEGFKIGLEAIVAGGDGVRICEVPISFSDRVHGTSKIGASHTIAYLNQLLRFSRGTTSAVAMHRFALVGMAGFLMDFLVVAALQSLGTSIAVAHVSGFCLSAAFNYFGHMKWSFHDRPRVRSQLPRFILVSAMAIALRGGFIAAATDLGLPFFAVVIAGIAGGTVVSYIGNEFYVFRNDRFLSPAARWRLAALAIAVYAVALRIVYQGSIDLIPQEAYYWNYAQRPAMGYLDHPPMVAWLIWLGTSIFGDSEFGVRIVATFTWLTTAFFMFKLTKNLFGQTAAFLALMLLSVFPFYFLIGILTTPDAPLTAAWAGALYFLERALRAKDARAWLGAGLCVGLGMLSKYTIALLGPATLVYLLVDPQSRRWLLTPWPYLCAGVAAVLFAPVISWNANHDWASFQFQGSRRWFEDGLEFSVPALVLCIAALLGPIGVSLAGHAASRMVRLRTRTILREAGTFVIVFTLAPLSVFVFYSLFHSVKLNWTGPVWLALLPAMANVVVRALKKSDGRFMASLQITMAASIVAFALLFHYLALGLPLIGHSGELRGLPVAWEEFGAEAERIKTSIESETGQPPLLVGMDPYNIASELGFYSTGPAALENVTSQNLFGRNGLMFDTWFSNRSFDGRDVIMVGVENAHVSDDELAAWFETIGPVERQAVRKNGAEVGRFFYRIGYGFRRPD, encoded by the coding sequence ATGTATTCTTATCCGAGGCCGTCGCCTGACGCTTATACCCGGCAGTCATCCGTCTCGATCATCGTCCCCACGTTGAACGAGGCGGAGAATATCGACCGCACCTTGCGCGCCATCATCGAGAATATCGATGGGCGCCTCGATTTTGAAATCATCGTCACGGATGGCGGGTCGACCGATGGTACGCGCGAAAGGGTGGCCTGCTGGGAGAAGCATCGACCCGTTCGCCTGCTTGAAAACATTGGCGGCGGCGGGCTGGCCAACGATGTCCGTGCTGCGGCGTTGAGTGCCAGATTTCCGATCGTCGTTGTGCTCGATGCGGATGGAAGCCATCCGGCTTCAGCGATTACTTCCCTCGTGGAGGCCGTAGCTTCAGGCGATTACGACATTGCGATCGGCAGCCGGTACGTCGCCGGTGGTGCAACGGTCGACTGGCCCTTTCAGCGCCAGGCGCTTTCGCGCCTCGGCGCTGCGCTCGCGGCGCCCTTTACCGAGGTCCAGGATCCGCTGTCGGGATTTTTCGCCATACGACGAACGTCTCTCCTGGCTGCGGGCGCGGATGCGGAAGGATTCAAGATCGGGCTGGAGGCGATCGTCGCCGGCGGCGACGGCGTCAGGATATGCGAGGTGCCGATTTCATTTTCCGACAGGGTTCATGGAACGTCGAAAATAGGCGCCAGTCATACGATCGCCTACCTCAACCAACTGCTGCGGTTTTCCAGGGGCACCACCTCGGCGGTGGCCATGCATCGCTTTGCGCTGGTCGGCATGGCCGGGTTCCTCATGGACTTTCTTGTGGTGGCGGCTCTGCAGTCGCTCGGCACCAGCATCGCCGTGGCTCATGTCTCCGGCTTCTGCCTCTCGGCGGCGTTCAATTATTTCGGCCACATGAAATGGTCGTTCCACGATCGTCCTCGGGTGAGATCGCAGCTCCCGCGGTTCATTCTCGTGTCGGCCATGGCCATCGCCTTGCGCGGCGGCTTCATCGCGGCGGCGACCGATCTCGGTCTTCCCTTCTTCGCCGTGGTGATCGCGGGCATCGCGGGCGGAACCGTCGTCAGCTACATCGGCAACGAGTTCTATGTATTCAGGAACGACCGCTTTCTGTCTCCAGCGGCCCGATGGAGACTGGCGGCTCTCGCAATTGCCGTCTACGCCGTGGCGCTGAGGATCGTCTATCAGGGCAGCATCGACCTGATCCCTCAGGAGGCTTACTACTGGAACTATGCCCAGCGTCCCGCAATGGGGTACCTCGACCATCCACCGATGGTGGCGTGGCTGATATGGCTGGGAACATCAATCTTCGGCGACTCCGAATTCGGCGTTCGCATCGTGGCCACGTTTACTTGGCTGACGACCGCCTTCTTCATGTTCAAGCTTACGAAGAATCTCTTCGGACAGACTGCCGCGTTTCTGGCTCTGATGCTGCTGTCGGTTTTCCCGTTCTATTTCCTCATCGGGATCCTGACCACGCCTGATGCACCGCTTACGGCCGCCTGGGCGGGAGCATTGTATTTCCTGGAGCGTGCATTGCGCGCGAAAGATGCAAGGGCCTGGCTTGGCGCCGGGCTGTGTGTGGGCCTCGGCATGCTATCGAAATACACGATTGCGTTGCTGGGCCCTGCAACGCTGGTCTATCTGCTCGTCGATCCGCAGTCTCGACGGTGGCTGCTCACGCCGTGGCCGTACCTCTGCGCCGGCGTCGCGGCGGTCTTGTTCGCGCCGGTGATCTCATGGAACGCGAACCACGACTGGGCTTCCTTTCAATTCCAGGGAAGCAGGCGATGGTTCGAGGACGGCCTTGAATTCTCGGTGCCTGCCCTGGTGCTGTGCATCGCGGCGCTGCTGGGCCCGATCGGGGTCTCCCTTGCCGGACATGCAGCCAGCCGCATGGTCCGGCTCAGGACCAGGACTATTCTGCGGGAAGCCGGCACGTTCGTCATCGTCTTCACGCTGGCGCCGCTCTCGGTCTTCGTCTTCTACAGCCTCTTTCACTCGGTCAAGCTCAACTGGACAGGGCCGGTCTGGCTGGCATTGTTGCCCGCCATGGCCAATGTGGTCGTCAGAGCACTGAAGAAGAGCGATGGCCGCTTCATGGCCTCGTTGCAGATCACAATGGCGGCCAGCATCGTCGCGTTCGCGCTGCTGTTTCACTACCTCGCTCTGGGCCTGCCCTTGATCGGACATAGCGGCGAGTTGCGCGGCTTGCCGGTAGCATGGGAGGAGTTCGGCGCGGAAGCGGAGCGGATCAAGACGAGCATCGAATCCGAAACCGGGCAACCGCCGCTGCTTGTCGGCATGGACCCCTACAACATCGCGAGCGAGCTCGGCTTTTACAGCACAGGGCCGGCCGCGTTGGAAAACGTCACAAGTCAGAACCTTTTCGGCCGCAACGGCCTCATGTTCGACACCTGGTTTTCCAACCGCTCCTTCGACGGACGGGACGTGATCATGGTCGGCGTAGAGAACGCCCATGTTTCCGATGACGAATTGGCCGCGTGGTTCGAGACCATCGGGCCAGTCGAGCGGCAGGCGGTACGAAAGAACGGCGCCGAGGTGGGACGCTTCTTTTACAGGATCGGCTACGGGTTCCGGCGCCCCGATTGA
- a CDS encoding PQQ-like beta-propeller repeat protein: MKRSSADIIRSYGPFPGVGPVHGVTYDGRHVWFASRDGLSALDPETGEIVHRLDVPAHAGTAFDGRHLFQIAGDRIQRIDPVDGRIIASIPAPGGGDSGLAWAEGTLWVGQYRDRRIHQVDPETGAILRTLESDRLVTGVTWLDGELWHGAWHDEGSELRRLDGATGAVLESVDLPEGTLVSGLEADGADRFYCGGAGSGTVIAVRRPR, translated from the coding sequence ATGAAGCGATCGTCGGCCGACATCATCCGCAGCTACGGGCCGTTCCCCGGCGTCGGTCCGGTGCACGGCGTGACCTATGACGGGCGGCACGTGTGGTTCGCCTCGAGAGACGGGCTGAGTGCGCTCGATCCCGAGACCGGCGAGATCGTGCACCGGCTCGATGTGCCGGCCCATGCGGGGACGGCGTTCGACGGCCGGCACCTGTTCCAGATCGCCGGCGACCGTATCCAGCGGATCGATCCGGTGGACGGCCGCATCATCGCCAGCATCCCAGCGCCGGGCGGCGGCGATTCCGGGCTCGCCTGGGCCGAAGGCACGCTGTGGGTGGGGCAATATCGCGACCGCCGCATCCACCAGGTCGATCCCGAGACCGGTGCGATCCTTCGCACCCTGGAATCCGACCGGCTGGTGACCGGCGTCACCTGGCTCGACGGCGAACTCTGGCACGGTGCGTGGCACGACGAGGGCAGCGAGCTGCGACGGCTGGACGGGGCGACCGGCGCGGTGCTGGAAAGCGTCGACCTGCCGGAAGGCACCCTGGTCTCCGGGCTGGAGGCCGACGGCGCCGACCGGTTCTACTGCGGCGGCGCCGGCAGCGGCACGGTCATCGCGGTCCGCCGTCCGCGGTGA
- a CDS encoding helix-turn-helix domain-containing protein, with protein sequence MDPLIAVAARALATGDPLGALNRVALRDDPPSLALRGIAMAQLGDLERASALLRRAARAFGPAQAVARARCVVAEAEIAFVSRDLAFPAAALETARATLEAQGDHANAAHARTLQARRQLLVGQLADAERTLAGLEPALLQPALRAGRELVAAGLALRRIDTSAARVALARADRAAREARIPALAAEVEAAARVLAEPAARLVGGGKERPLRLDEVERVLGSAAFVVDACRQAVRLKGVALSFATRPVLFALLRALGEAWPADASRRRLLAAAFGAKHVDESHRARLRVEIGRLRALLGERADVGATTDGYVLVPHEGREVAVLAPPVEDRHARLLALLADGEAWSSSALAIALGASPRTVQRALGSLARTGKVQCFGRARSRRWTAAGVPGFPTVLLLPGPLPSD encoded by the coding sequence GTGGACCCGCTGATCGCCGTCGCGGCAAGGGCGCTCGCAACCGGCGATCCGCTCGGCGCCCTCAATCGCGTCGCCTTGCGCGACGACCCGCCATCGCTGGCGCTGCGCGGCATCGCCATGGCGCAGCTCGGCGATCTCGAGCGGGCGAGCGCGCTGCTGCGGCGCGCGGCCCGCGCCTTCGGTCCGGCCCAGGCTGTCGCCCGCGCGCGCTGCGTCGTGGCCGAGGCCGAGATCGCCTTCGTCTCGCGCGACCTCGCCTTTCCGGCCGCCGCGCTCGAGACGGCACGCGCGACGCTCGAAGCGCAGGGCGACCATGCCAATGCCGCGCATGCCCGCACCCTGCAGGCGCGGCGCCAGCTGCTGGTCGGGCAGCTCGCCGACGCCGAGCGGACGCTCGCAGGTCTCGAACCGGCCTTGCTACAGCCGGCCCTGCGGGCCGGACGCGAACTCGTCGCCGCCGGCCTCGCCCTCCGGCGGATCGACACGTCGGCGGCGCGCGTTGCGCTGGCGCGCGCCGATCGCGCCGCACGCGAGGCGCGCATTCCAGCCCTGGCGGCCGAGGTCGAGGCCGCCGCCCGGGTTCTCGCAGAGCCGGCGGCACGGCTGGTTGGCGGCGGGAAGGAGCGCCCGCTCCGGCTCGACGAGGTCGAGCGCGTCCTCGGCTCCGCGGCGTTCGTCGTCGATGCGTGCCGCCAGGCAGTCCGGTTGAAGGGCGTGGCGCTTTCCTTCGCGACGCGGCCGGTCCTCTTCGCGCTACTGCGCGCGCTGGGCGAGGCATGGCCGGCGGACGCGTCGCGCCGGCGCCTGCTCGCCGCCGCCTTCGGCGCTAAACATGTCGACGAGTCGCATCGCGCCCGGCTGCGGGTGGAGATCGGCCGGCTGCGCGCCCTGCTCGGGGAACGCGCCGATGTCGGCGCGACGACAGACGGCTACGTTCTGGTCCCGCACGAGGGGCGCGAGGTGGCGGTGCTGGCACCACCGGTCGAGGACAGGCACGCACGGCTGCTGGCCCTGCTCGCCGACGGCGAGGCATGGTCGAGTTCGGCCCTCGCGATCGCGCTGGGTGCCAGCCCGCGCACGGTGCAGCGGGCGCTCGGTTCGCTTGCCCGGACCGGCAAGGTACAGTGCTTCGGGCGCGCGCGGTCGCGCCGCTGGACGGCGGCGGGTGTCCCGGGATTCCCGACGGTCTTGTTACTCCCCGGTCCGCTGCCGAGCGACTAG